The following proteins come from a genomic window of Methanocella conradii HZ254:
- a CDS encoding DMT family transporter has protein sequence MIYSRARPLLFAIVGAILFGASAPLAKVLLGEAHPVLLAGLLYLGCGAGLLAFSLARSAFGVKVGVQLTCKDTPWLAGAVLAGGVAAPIMLLLGLQSTPAATASLLLNFECVATTLIAAFMFQEYVGERAWAAIGLITASSVVLSFDGAQFGASLGAVSIIVACVLWGLDNNLTRSISSKDPVSIGIVKGTVSGAFSLALALLLGAPLPGPFIIMAAMLVGSLCYGLSIALFILSMRHIGAARASALMGTAPFAGVIVSFLIFRGAPDTSFYISAPLMVLGALLLFGEEHAHTHIHVHGTITHEHIHRHDDQHRHH, from the coding sequence ATGATATATTCTCGGGCACGCCCCTTATTATTTGCAATCGTGGGGGCCATACTTTTTGGGGCTAGCGCGCCCCTCGCAAAAGTGTTGCTGGGGGAAGCCCACCCTGTGCTGCTAGCAGGGCTCTTATACCTGGGCTGCGGAGCAGGGCTTCTGGCCTTTAGCCTGGCGCGCAGCGCATTCGGGGTTAAAGTTGGGGTGCAGCTCACATGTAAGGATACGCCGTGGCTGGCTGGCGCAGTCCTGGCTGGAGGGGTGGCCGCGCCCATAATGCTTCTGCTCGGGCTACAGAGCACGCCTGCAGCGACCGCGTCCTTGCTGTTGAACTTCGAATGCGTTGCCACTACGCTTATTGCCGCCTTCATGTTCCAGGAGTACGTCGGGGAGAGAGCCTGGGCGGCCATCGGCCTCATCACGGCGTCGAGCGTCGTGCTATCCTTCGACGGCGCACAGTTTGGGGCCTCGCTTGGCGCCGTCAGCATCATCGTGGCATGCGTCCTCTGGGGCCTGGATAATAACCTCACGAGGAGCATCTCTTCTAAAGACCCCGTGTCGATAGGCATCGTGAAAGGCACGGTATCGGGCGCCTTTTCCCTAGCCTTAGCGCTGCTTTTAGGCGCCCCCCTCCCCGGCCCCTTCATCATCATGGCGGCGATGCTGGTCGGCAGCCTTTGCTATGGCCTTAGCATCGCGCTCTTCATACTTTCAATGCGCCACATCGGCGCTGCCCGTGCCAGCGCCCTGATGGGCACAGCGCCCTTCGCTGGCGTCATCGTATCATTCCTCATATTCAGGGGCGCCCCCGATACCTCTTTTTACATCTCAGCCCCCCTAATGGTCCTTGGCGCTCTCCTCCTATTCGGTGAGGAGCATGCGCACACCCACATCCACGTCCATGGCACCATCACGCACGAGCACATCCACCGGCACGACGACCAGCATCGCCACCACTGA
- a CDS encoding NAD+ synthase, protein MVTMKGLMLSKDELVKCENAIEEAIVKIVEMSKTNGAIVALSGGIDSSLVATLATRVVDVYGLILPDPSTSDPGDVRDAEDLANSLGIDYEVIDIGGILKAIYAARPKLGPRECKIAYANVKPRVRMVMNYFAANLDGRVVLGTGNKTELLMGYFTKYGDGGVDMLPIGDLYKTRVWQMARHVGVPEKIIKKPPSAGLWKGQTDEEEMGIRYELLDKVLYGVFDLGLTYEEVEKATGVDDATFTRIMERVRDNEHKRNMPPIVDIEAVLRSCHS, encoded by the coding sequence ATGGTGACCATGAAAGGCCTCATGCTATCCAAGGATGAGCTGGTGAAGTGCGAGAACGCGATAGAGGAGGCCATCGTAAAGATAGTGGAGATGAGCAAGACTAACGGGGCCATTGTAGCGCTGAGCGGGGGGATAGACTCCTCGCTGGTCGCCACGCTAGCCACGAGGGTGGTCGACGTGTACGGGCTCATACTCCCGGACCCCTCAACGAGCGATCCTGGTGACGTGCGGGACGCGGAGGACCTGGCGAATAGCCTGGGCATCGACTACGAGGTAATAGATATCGGGGGCATATTGAAGGCGATCTATGCGGCCAGGCCGAAGCTCGGGCCCAGGGAGTGTAAGATCGCCTACGCTAACGTCAAGCCCAGGGTGCGCATGGTCATGAACTATTTTGCAGCTAACCTCGACGGCCGGGTGGTGCTGGGCACGGGTAATAAGACCGAGCTCCTCATGGGCTATTTTACGAAGTATGGGGATGGCGGCGTGGACATGCTCCCTATCGGTGACCTTTACAAGACCAGGGTGTGGCAGATGGCCAGGCATGTGGGCGTACCCGAAAAAATCATTAAAAAGCCTCCATCTGCCGGGCTGTGGAAGGGCCAGACCGATGAGGAGGAGATGGGCATACGCTATGAGCTTCTAGATAAGGTGCTTTACGGCGTTTTCGACCTTGGGCTTACCTATGAAGAGGTCGAGAAGGCGACAGGAGTGGATGATGCCACCTTTACCCGCATAATGGAGCGTGTCAGGGATAACGAGCATAAGCGTAACATGCCCCCCATCGTGGACATAGAGGCTGTGCTCCGGTCCTGCCACTCATAA